One Pantoea trifolii DNA segment encodes these proteins:
- the yjdN gene encoding VOC family metalloprotein YjdN — MQVTPYVFYSGRCEEAIAFYLDATDGELLFKMTYGDMPDETPVEDEGCISGVSFSPEQIMHAHLRIGQGELMMSDGAPQAAYGGFAVSLSTPDEAQGKRWFEALSAGGEVTKSWAPTFWANGFGMLTDKFGVPWMVNAYKPQI, encoded by the coding sequence ATGCAAGTTACCCCGTATGTGTTTTACAGCGGTCGCTGCGAAGAGGCGATTGCCTTCTACCTCGACGCCACCGACGGCGAGCTGCTGTTCAAGATGACTTATGGCGATATGCCGGATGAAACGCCGGTGGAGGACGAAGGTTGTATCTCGGGCGTGAGCTTTTCGCCGGAGCAGATTATGCATGCCCATCTGCGCATCGGGCAGGGCGAATTGATGATGAGCGATGGCGCACCGCAGGCGGCGTATGGCGGTTTTGCCGTGAGTTTATCCACGCCGGATGAGGCGCAAGGCAAGCGTTGGTTTGAGGCGTTGTCCGCGGGCGGTGAAGTGACGAAAAGCTGGGCACCGACGTTCTGGGCCAATGGCTTTGGCATGTTGACCGATAAGTTCGGCGTACCGTGGATGGTGAATGCGTATAAGCCGCAGATTTGA
- a CDS encoding nucleoside-specific channel-forming protein Tsx, with product MKYKALIAGALLASSWTGAAQAADSDPQYVSDWWHQSVNVVGSYHTRFGPQFNNDVYLEYEAFAKKDWFDFYGYLDLTNFFGVGNSNANGVFDHGSPMFMEIEPRFSIDKLTGTDLSFGPFKEWYFANNYIYDMGRNSDSRQNTWYMGLGTDIDTHSDIGLSLNVYAKYQWENYGAANENSWDGYRFKVKYFVPITDLWGGKLSYIGFTNFDWGSDLRDKSDRSRTSNSIASSHILSLNYDHWHVSTVARYFHNGGQWADGQEVNFGNGPFEVKSTGWGYYLVVGYNF from the coding sequence ATGAAATATAAAGCGTTGATAGCAGGGGCCTTATTGGCCAGCAGCTGGACTGGTGCGGCACAAGCGGCAGACAGCGATCCGCAGTACGTTTCTGACTGGTGGCATCAGAGCGTGAACGTGGTGGGCAGCTACCACACCCGTTTTGGACCCCAGTTCAACAACGACGTGTATCTGGAATACGAAGCCTTTGCTAAAAAGGATTGGTTCGATTTCTACGGCTATCTCGATCTGACCAACTTCTTTGGCGTGGGTAACAGCAACGCCAACGGCGTGTTCGACCACGGTTCGCCGATGTTCATGGAAATTGAGCCACGTTTCTCCATCGATAAGCTGACAGGCACCGACCTCTCTTTTGGTCCGTTTAAAGAGTGGTACTTCGCCAACAACTACATCTATGACATGGGTCGCAACAGCGATAGCCGTCAGAACACCTGGTACATGGGTCTCGGCACTGACATTGATACGCACAGCGATATCGGCCTGTCGCTGAACGTTTACGCGAAATACCAGTGGGAAAACTACGGTGCGGCGAACGAGAACAGCTGGGATGGTTATCGCTTCAAGGTGAAATACTTTGTACCGATTACCGACCTGTGGGGCGGCAAGCTGAGCTACATCGGCTTCACCAACTTCGACTGGGGTTCCGATCTGCGTGATAAGTCCGATCGTTCACGCACCAGCAACTCGATTGCATCGAGCCACATTCTGTCGCTGAACTACGATCACTGGCATGTTTCAACCGTGGCGCGTTATTTCCACAACGGCGGCCAGTGGGCTGATGGCCAGGAGGTGAACTTCGGTAACGGTCCGTTTGAAGTGAAATCGACTGGCTGGGGTTACTATTTGGTGGTGGGTTACAACTTCTAA
- a CDS encoding sensor histidine kinase, whose amino-acid sequence MKPFTFMRSLRNKLLATLVILHLAMIGGVTWYFYHCYGDMMGTMKDDQLAKIADAWASSQRMPALMPMVMHEEKLKSTYIVQLWDESNHLRASSWPGLHAPLQLKKGWTDLKVGDCGDDCEWRVYTRPGELGSEIGNIQVLHNIGYMKSIMVKRALSAIIPLVLMMPLSLIVIWLVVRAITRDLRVASRHIAAQETLHPHSVSPDGLPDEVLPLVAAYNALLDRLRAAWSSQRQFLEDAAHELRTPVTAVTLQLENLRQHIQPGEASRQFDQLEAGVTRTRHLVTQLLNISRQEDQSVVATVESIELDDLLKESIEQLMVVADKRGIDIGFNGTTHYRLHASRSDLRSLFDNLIGNAMLHTPEGSLVDVLLHRVGNHTVVDIVDNGPGMAESFIERAFDRFTRSPDVQAQGSGLGLSIVRSVAQKHQMQVALSNRHDQQGQIAGLQVRVTLP is encoded by the coding sequence ATGAAACCTTTCACCTTTATGCGCTCGCTGCGTAACAAACTGCTCGCCACGCTGGTGATTCTGCATCTGGCGATGATTGGCGGCGTCACCTGGTATTTCTATCACTGCTACGGCGACATGATGGGCACCATGAAGGACGATCAGCTCGCCAAGATCGCCGATGCCTGGGCCAGCAGCCAACGCATGCCGGCGCTGATGCCGATGGTGATGCATGAAGAGAAACTCAAAAGCACCTATATCGTTCAGCTGTGGGACGAAAGCAACCATCTGCGCGCCAGCTCGTGGCCGGGCCTGCATGCGCCATTGCAGCTGAAAAAAGGCTGGACCGATTTGAAAGTCGGTGACTGTGGCGACGACTGCGAATGGCGTGTTTACACGCGGCCCGGCGAGCTGGGCAGTGAAATCGGCAATATTCAGGTGCTGCATAATATCGGCTACATGAAAAGTATCATGGTCAAGCGAGCGCTCTCCGCCATCATTCCGTTGGTACTGATGATGCCGCTCTCACTGATCGTGATATGGCTGGTGGTGCGGGCGATAACGCGCGATTTACGCGTGGCGTCGCGCCATATCGCAGCCCAGGAAACCCTGCATCCGCATAGCGTTTCACCTGATGGCTTGCCGGATGAAGTGCTGCCGCTGGTGGCAGCTTACAACGCCTTGCTGGATAGACTGCGCGCGGCCTGGTCATCGCAGCGTCAGTTCCTCGAAGATGCGGCGCATGAGCTGCGTACGCCGGTCACCGCAGTGACCTTGCAGCTGGAGAATCTGCGGCAACATATTCAACCCGGAGAAGCCAGCCGCCAGTTCGATCAGCTGGAAGCGGGTGTAACGCGCACGCGCCATCTGGTGACGCAGCTGCTGAATATCTCGCGTCAGGAAGATCAATCGGTGGTCGCCACGGTGGAAAGCATCGAGCTGGACGACCTGCTGAAAGAGAGCATTGAGCAGTTGATGGTGGTGGCAGATAAGCGCGGCATTGATATCGGCTTTAACGGCACCACGCATTATCGCCTGCACGCCAGCCGCTCCGATCTGCGTAGCCTGTTCGATAACCTGATCGGCAATGCGATGCTGCACACGCCGGAAGGCAGCCTGGTCGATGTGCTGCTGCATCGCGTCGGTAATCACACCGTGGTGGATATTGTCGATAACGGGCCCGGCATGGCGGAATCCTTTATCGAACGCGCCTTTGACCGCTTCACCCGTTCGCCGGACGTGCAGGCGCAAGGCAGCGGACTGGGCTTATCGATTGTGCGCAGCGTTGCGCAAAAGCATCAGATGCAAGTTGCGCTGTCGAACCGCCACGATCAACAGGGCCAGATTGCTGGCCTGCAGGTGCGCGTTACCCTCCCATAA
- a CDS encoding response regulator, translating to MRVLLVEDDEMIGANLQQALEAAGWSVDWVRDGVYASNAWAEGGYTCVLLDLGLPREDGLQVLRRARTRGDMTPVLVLTARDTVQQRIQGLDSGADDYLLKPFDLQEVLARMRAITRRRHGAADSLLGSGDVQIDIMTREVLYKGQREQLTAREYALLYALLERPGAILSREQLENRIYGWGEEVSSNAVDVLIHGMRRKLDNEVIRNVRGLGWRVPAI from the coding sequence ATGCGTGTGCTGCTGGTAGAAGATGACGAAATGATTGGCGCGAATCTGCAGCAAGCGCTGGAAGCGGCAGGTTGGTCAGTGGATTGGGTACGCGACGGCGTCTATGCCAGCAATGCCTGGGCCGAAGGCGGCTATACCTGCGTGTTGCTGGATCTTGGCTTGCCGCGTGAAGATGGCTTGCAGGTGCTGCGACGAGCGCGCACACGCGGCGACATGACGCCGGTGCTGGTGCTCACCGCCCGTGATACCGTGCAGCAGCGCATTCAGGGATTGGACAGCGGCGCGGATGACTATTTGCTGAAACCCTTTGATCTGCAAGAGGTGCTGGCACGTATGCGCGCCATTACCCGCCGTCGTCACGGTGCGGCAGATTCTCTGCTCGGCAGCGGCGACGTGCAGATCGACATCATGACGCGCGAAGTGTTGTATAAAGGCCAGCGCGAACAGCTCACCGCACGCGAATATGCCCTGCTCTACGCCTTGCTGGAGCGGCCCGGCGCCATCCTTTCACGCGAACAGTTAGAAAACCGCATTTACGGCTGGGGCGAAGAGGTCAGCAGCAACGCGGTGGATGTACTGATTCACGGTATGCGTCGCAAACTGGATAACGAAGTGATCCGCAACGTACGCGGACTTGGCTGGCGGGTACCGGCAATATGA
- a CDS encoding helix-turn-helix domain-containing protein, with the protein MNQREFIRSLLDWIENNLGHDLHLDEVARRSGYSRWHLQRLFRQHTGFSLAEYIRQRRLTESALTLINSDEAILQVAMSYGFDTQQAYTRTFKNYFMVTPGQLRRQRRVEPDRLLFPLAVA; encoded by the coding sequence ATGAATCAGCGCGAATTTATCCGTAGTTTGCTGGACTGGATAGAGAATAACTTAGGGCACGATCTTCATCTGGATGAAGTAGCACGCCGCTCGGGATACTCCCGCTGGCATCTGCAACGTCTGTTCCGTCAGCACACCGGTTTTTCGCTGGCCGAATACATTCGCCAGCGCCGCTTAACCGAATCGGCATTGACGCTGATTAACAGCGATGAGGCGATTTTGCAGGTGGCGATGAGTTACGGCTTCGATACGCAGCAGGCTTATACTCGCACCTTCAAAAACTACTTCATGGTTACGCCAGGCCAGCTGCGTCGCCAGCGTCGCGTCGAGCCGGATCGTTTATTGTTCCCATTAGCCGTCGCGTAG
- a CDS encoding LysR family transcriptional regulator, which yields MDNSDNLSAMMLFARVVERQSFSEAARTLGVSKSHVSREVARLEVRLGIKLLQRTTRKVVLTELGQAYYPFCVRMLEEMHRADAFVQQVHQLPAGNVRLQAPVTYGCQCVVPTLNDFIRRHIHINVDLELTTSDDPQPSADVAIVIRARAPDAANYRELASIDWGLYATPDYLAAHADIDHPDRLTRHDLLLFHGPAHTAALPFRRDKQRLALDVHSRFRANNSMALLNAALAGTGIAYLPAYMTQDALARGEIQQVLPEWQMDRLHSYLLLKEQPQPSSPVTLLCDALIKALGMA from the coding sequence ATGGACAACAGCGACAATCTCTCCGCCATGATGCTGTTTGCACGCGTAGTGGAACGGCAAAGCTTTAGCGAAGCCGCACGCACCTTAGGCGTTTCCAAATCCCACGTCAGCCGCGAAGTGGCGCGACTGGAAGTGCGGCTCGGCATCAAACTGCTGCAGCGCACCACGCGCAAAGTGGTGCTGACGGAGCTCGGCCAGGCTTACTATCCGTTCTGCGTGCGCATGCTGGAAGAGATGCATCGCGCCGACGCCTTTGTGCAGCAGGTGCATCAACTGCCCGCAGGCAACGTGCGCTTGCAGGCGCCGGTCACCTACGGCTGCCAATGCGTGGTGCCCACGCTGAATGACTTTATCCGCCGCCATATTCACATCAACGTTGATCTCGAACTCACCACTAGCGATGACCCGCAACCCAGCGCCGACGTGGCGATTGTCATCCGCGCACGTGCGCCCGATGCCGCTAACTATCGTGAACTCGCCAGCATTGATTGGGGCTTGTACGCTACGCCGGATTATCTGGCGGCGCATGCGGACATCGATCATCCTGACCGCCTGACGCGCCACGACTTACTGCTGTTTCACGGTCCGGCGCACACCGCCGCGCTGCCATTTCGCCGTGATAAACAGCGGCTGGCGTTGGATGTACATAGCCGTTTCCGCGCTAACAACAGCATGGCGCTGCTCAATGCGGCGCTGGCGGGGACCGGCATCGCTTATCTGCCTGCTTATATGACGCAAGATGCTTTAGCGCGCGGTGAAATCCAGCAGGTGTTACCAGAGTGGCAAATGGATCGCCTGCACAGCTATCTGTTGCTGAAAGAGCAGCCGCAACCCTCTTCGCCGGTGACATTGCTGTGCGATGCCTTAATCAAGGCGCTCGGCATGGCGTAA
- a CDS encoding MFS transporter, with amino-acid sequence MQQPPLALAPEQQHWKRNLCVCVLGSFSTIVAMTLLLPFLPLYVQQLGVQEPAAIARWSGAAYGATFLSAALTAPLWGKLADRYGRKLMLIRASLGMAIAMSLIGMATAPWQLVALRLLAGLLGGYASGSTILVAAQTPKEQTGWALGVLSSGIMAGNVVGPLLGGVLPPLIGIRHTFWLTGAVIFLAFLATTFLLKEVPRSFGKKTVQSSGADEAPPNLPVVRLMWLSGMLLIFANMSIEPIITLYIGQFVSGDHAITVTAGLVMAAAALGSILSAPRLGRLADRVGHGRVLIYGLIACALLLIPQAFISEAWQLVVLRFLMGMALGGLMPCVTALIRHSVPQSQVGKMLGYSTSAQYVGQVSGPLFGGFVGGAFGMRPVFLATCVIMALCALLNARVLRNR; translated from the coding sequence ATGCAGCAACCTCCACTCGCGTTAGCGCCCGAACAGCAACACTGGAAGCGAAATTTATGTGTCTGCGTGCTGGGTTCGTTCAGCACCATCGTGGCGATGACACTACTGTTGCCGTTTCTGCCGCTCTACGTGCAGCAACTCGGCGTGCAGGAACCGGCGGCGATTGCGCGCTGGTCGGGTGCAGCCTACGGCGCCACCTTCCTCAGCGCCGCCCTGACCGCGCCGCTGTGGGGCAAACTGGCCGATCGCTATGGCCGCAAACTGATGTTGATTCGCGCCAGCCTCGGCATGGCGATTGCGATGTCGCTGATTGGCATGGCCACCGCGCCGTGGCAACTGGTGGCGCTGCGTTTGCTGGCGGGTTTGCTCGGCGGTTACGCCTCGGGATCGACCATTCTGGTGGCGGCGCAAACGCCGAAAGAGCAAACCGGCTGGGCGCTCGGCGTGCTGTCGTCCGGCATCATGGCGGGCAACGTGGTGGGGCCGCTGCTGGGCGGCGTGTTGCCGCCGCTGATTGGTATTCGTCACACCTTTTGGCTGACCGGCGCGGTGATTTTCCTCGCCTTCCTCGCTACCACCTTTTTACTGAAAGAAGTGCCGCGCTCTTTTGGTAAGAAAACCGTGCAAAGCAGTGGAGCCGATGAGGCACCGCCGAATCTGCCGGTGGTGCGCCTGATGTGGCTGTCGGGCATGCTGCTGATTTTCGCCAATATGTCGATTGAGCCGATCATCACGCTGTATATCGGCCAGTTTGTCAGCGGCGATCACGCCATCACCGTCACCGCCGGTTTGGTGATGGCCGCCGCCGCGCTCGGCAGCATTCTCTCCGCACCGCGTCTGGGACGGCTGGCCGATCGCGTTGGGCATGGTCGCGTGCTGATTTACGGATTGATAGCCTGCGCGTTGCTGTTGATCCCGCAGGCGTTTATCAGCGAAGCGTGGCAATTGGTGGTGCTGCGTTTTCTGATGGGCATGGCGCTGGGTGGATTGATGCCGTGCGTCACGGCGCTGATTCGTCACAGCGTGCCGCAGTCGCAGGTGGGTAAGATGCTGGGGTATTCCACTTCGGCGCAGTATGTCGGCCAGGTTTCAGGTCCGCTGTTTGGTGGCTTTGTTGGCGGCGCGTTTGGTATGCGTCCAGTGTTTCTGGCCACCTGCGTAATTATGGCGCTGTGCGCGCTGTTAAACGCCCGCGTGCTGCGTAACCGCTAA
- a CDS encoding glucose/quinate/shikimate family membrane-bound PQQ-dependent dehydrogenase — protein MGKASSSFGVIRFLTVLFALLTGAFMLVGGVWLAAIGGSWYYVIGGVVMLITAILLWRRSGSALLLYALLLLATLVWGVWEVGFDFWALAPRTDVLVIFGIWLILPFVYRGLNNAGKGALALLSVALLASVLVLAWAVFHDPQELNGEIPAAASNAPQAQPLSNINDADWPAYARDQQGTRFSPLKQINTGNVKELQVAWQFQTGDLKTPNDPGEITDEVTPIKIRDTLYLCSPHQILFALDAKTGKQKWKFDPGLKPNPTFQHVTCRGVSYHEVPAAADAANTQPALCSRRIYLPVNDGRMFALDAETGERCAAFGNNGELDLQHKQPVLTPGQYEPTSPPVITDTTIVVAGAVTDNYSTREPSGAIRGFDVNTGKLLWVFDPGAKDPNAIPQDEHTFTMNSPNSWAPAVYDPKLDIVYLPMGVSTPDIWGGNRTAEQERYASSVLALNATTGKLVWSYQTVHHDLWDMDLPSQPTLADITTKDGKTVPVIYAPAKTGNIFVLDRRTGEPVVPAPETPVPQGAAKGDHVSPTQPYSELTFRPKQNLTDKDMWGATMYDQLVCRVIFKRLRYEGPFTPPSEQGTLVFPGNLGMFEWGGIAVDPHRQIAIANPMALPFVSKLVPRGPGNPIEPPADDKGGSGTETGIQPQYGVPYGVELNPFLSPFGLPCKQPAWGYVSAVDLKTNETVWKKRIGTVRDSAPVPLPFKMGMPMLGGPITTAGNVFFIGATADNYLRAFDTNTGEMLWQARLPAGGQATPMTYEVDGKQYVVIAAGGHGSFGTKLGDYVIAYALPDAK, from the coding sequence ATGGGGAAAGCTTCCTCATCTTTTGGCGTAATCCGTTTTCTCACAGTGCTTTTTGCACTGCTGACGGGCGCGTTTATGCTGGTTGGTGGCGTTTGGTTAGCCGCCATTGGTGGTTCCTGGTACTACGTTATTGGCGGTGTGGTCATGTTGATCACCGCTATTCTGCTGTGGCGCCGTAGCGGCTCAGCATTACTGCTGTACGCATTGCTGCTGTTGGCAACGCTGGTGTGGGGCGTGTGGGAAGTCGGTTTCGACTTCTGGGCGCTGGCACCGCGTACCGATGTGTTGGTGATCTTCGGCATCTGGCTGATTCTGCCGTTTGTGTATCGCGGTCTGAATAATGCCGGCAAAGGCGCTCTGGCGCTGTTGTCAGTGGCGCTGCTTGCCAGCGTGCTGGTGCTGGCGTGGGCAGTGTTCCACGATCCACAAGAGCTGAACGGTGAAATTCCAGCGGCAGCCTCTAATGCTCCGCAGGCGCAGCCGTTGAGCAACATCAATGATGCTGACTGGCCTGCCTATGCACGTGACCAGCAAGGCACCCGTTTCTCGCCGCTGAAGCAGATCAACACCGGTAACGTTAAAGAGCTGCAGGTTGCCTGGCAGTTCCAGACCGGCGATTTGAAGACGCCAAACGATCCGGGCGAAATCACCGATGAAGTCACGCCAATCAAAATCCGCGACACCCTGTATCTGTGCTCACCGCATCAGATTCTGTTTGCGCTGGATGCCAAAACTGGCAAGCAGAAGTGGAAATTTGATCCGGGCCTGAAGCCGAATCCAACCTTCCAGCACGTGACCTGCCGTGGCGTTTCTTATCACGAAGTCCCTGCTGCAGCTGATGCGGCCAATACCCAACCTGCGCTGTGCTCACGCCGTATTTACCTGCCGGTAAATGATGGCCGCATGTTCGCGCTGGATGCGGAAACCGGTGAACGTTGCGCTGCCTTTGGCAACAACGGTGAACTGGATCTGCAGCACAAGCAGCCCGTATTGACTCCAGGTCAGTACGAGCCAACCTCACCGCCGGTCATCACCGACACTACCATCGTGGTAGCGGGCGCGGTCACCGATAACTACTCAACCCGTGAGCCGTCTGGCGCCATCCGTGGCTTCGACGTCAACACCGGCAAACTGTTGTGGGTGTTCGATCCGGGCGCGAAAGATCCAAACGCGATTCCACAGGATGAACACACCTTCACCATGAATTCACCGAACTCATGGGCACCGGCGGTGTACGATCCGAAGCTGGATATCGTTTACCTGCCAATGGGTGTGTCAACGCCGGATATCTGGGGTGGCAACCGCACCGCAGAGCAGGAACGTTATGCGAGCAGCGTACTGGCACTGAACGCCACTACCGGTAAGCTGGTGTGGTCGTATCAGACCGTGCATCACGATCTGTGGGATATGGACCTGCCGTCGCAGCCGACGCTGGCCGATATCACCACCAAAGATGGCAAAACCGTTCCGGTGATTTATGCACCGGCGAAAACCGGTAACATCTTTGTACTGGATCGTCGCACCGGCGAGCCGGTTGTCCCTGCGCCGGAAACCCCGGTTCCACAGGGCGCCGCCAAAGGTGACCACGTTTCACCAACTCAGCCGTACTCCGAACTGACCTTCCGTCCGAAACAGAATCTGACGGACAAGGACATGTGGGGCGCGACGATGTACGACCAGCTGGTGTGCCGCGTGATCTTCAAGCGTCTGCGCTATGAAGGTCCGTTCACCCCGCCGTCTGAGCAAGGTACGCTGGTCTTCCCAGGCAACCTCGGCATGTTCGAATGGGGCGGTATCGCGGTGGATCCACATCGTCAGATTGCGATTGCTAACCCAATGGCGCTGCCGTTTGTTTCCAAGCTGGTTCCGCGCGGTCCGGGCAACCCGATCGAGCCACCGGCTGACGACAAAGGCGGTTCAGGTACTGAAACCGGCATCCAGCCACAGTACGGCGTACCGTACGGCGTGGAGCTGAATCCGTTCCTGTCACCGTTTGGTCTGCCGTGTAAACAACCGGCGTGGGGCTATGTCTCTGCGGTTGATCTGAAGACTAACGAAACTGTGTGGAAAAAACGCATTGGTACGGTTCGCGATAGCGCGCCAGTTCCACTGCCGTTCAAAATGGGTATGCCAATGCTGGGCGGCCCAATCACCACCGCAGGTAACGTGTTCTTCATTGGTGCTACCGCAGATAACTATCTGCGTGCATTCGATACCAATACCGGTGAAATGCTCTGGCAAGCACGTCTGCCAGCGGGCGGCCAGGCAACGCCGATGACCTATGAAGTGGATGGCAAGCAGTACGTTGTTATCGCGGCAGGTGGTCACGGTTCGTTTGGTACCAAGCTGGGTGATTATGTGATTGCTTATGCACTGCCAGATGCGAAGTAA
- a CDS encoding MFS transporter, protein MGSPVSAAEDSLLRHRSFVAFWLARTCSSFGFQMFSVAVSWQIYALTHSAMALGMIGLMQFLPSVLLALPAGHLADQLDRRRIVLLGQCIEWLALLGLVALTLMNWAGKIEIWGLVFLISVAKALEWPAITSMLPALVPPPILARAMAASSVGGQAAVIIGPTLGGFLYVAGPDVVYGVSALFYLFSIVLVSRLRYERPPQARLPMNLPNLFAGVRFIRDRKDVLGVISLDLFAVLLGGATALLPIFAQDILHTGPWGLGILRGAPSVGALLVGVWLSRHKLEKNVGMIMFGSVAGFGVATLVFALSTQLWLSVIALAALGGFDMVSMVIRGALVQLDTPDDMRGRVNAVNAIFINTSNQLGEFESGLLAAWMGAVPAAAIGGIGTLIVVGVWMTIFPHLRKRQKLENETVV, encoded by the coding sequence ATGGGTTCTCCAGTATCCGCAGCAGAGGATTCATTGCTGCGGCACAGGTCGTTTGTCGCCTTTTGGCTGGCGCGCACCTGTTCATCGTTTGGTTTTCAAATGTTCTCGGTCGCGGTCAGCTGGCAAATCTACGCGCTGACCCACAGTGCGATGGCGCTGGGCATGATCGGTCTGATGCAATTTCTGCCTTCCGTGCTGTTGGCGCTGCCCGCCGGACATCTGGCGGATCAGCTCGATCGTCGCCGCATCGTTTTGCTCGGACAATGCATTGAGTGGCTGGCGCTGCTGGGGCTGGTTGCGCTCACGCTAATGAACTGGGCGGGCAAAATTGAGATTTGGGGATTGGTGTTCCTGATCTCTGTCGCTAAGGCGCTCGAGTGGCCAGCGATTACCTCTATGCTGCCGGCGCTGGTGCCGCCGCCGATTCTGGCTCGCGCCATGGCCGCCAGTTCGGTGGGCGGACAGGCGGCGGTGATTATCGGCCCAACGCTCGGCGGCTTCCTTTATGTCGCCGGTCCGGATGTGGTGTATGGCGTCTCGGCGCTGTTCTATCTGTTCTCCATCGTGCTGGTGAGCCGACTGCGCTATGAGCGGCCGCCACAGGCGCGCTTGCCGATGAATCTGCCGAACCTGTTCGCCGGCGTGCGCTTTATTCGCGATCGCAAAGATGTGCTCGGCGTGATTTCACTCGATCTGTTCGCGGTGCTGTTGGGCGGTGCAACCGCGCTGTTGCCGATATTCGCGCAGGATATTCTGCATACCGGGCCGTGGGGATTGGGCATCCTGCGCGGTGCGCCATCGGTCGGTGCGCTGCTGGTTGGCGTGTGGCTGAGTCGTCATAAGCTGGAAAAGAACGTCGGCATGATCATGTTCGGTTCGGTGGCGGGTTTTGGCGTGGCGACGTTGGTGTTCGCGCTCTCCACCCAGCTTTGGCTTTCGGTGATCGCGCTGGCGGCGCTGGGCGGCTTCGATATGGTCAGCATGGTGATTCGCGGCGCGCTGGTGCAGTTGGATACGCCGGATGACATGCGCGGCCGCGTCAATGCGGTCAACGCCATCTTCATTAATACCTCGAATCAGCTCGGCGAGTTTGAGTCAGGTTTGCTGGCGGCGTGGATGGGCGCAGTGCCCGCAGCGGCAATTGGCGGCATCGGCACGCTGATCGTCGTGGGGGTGTGGATGACGATTTTCCCGCATCTGCGTAAGCGGCAGAAGCTGGAAAACGAAACCGTGGTTTGA
- a CDS encoding Gfo/Idh/MocA family protein: MKVGIIGLGFRLSHVVKEFNKADTAFSVVGYVDPAPAGLPNLHSFGIDAGTAFDSVDALLQHGGFDLLLVGSPNFMHLEHIRQGLAAGYTVFTEKPVVINEEQTMAMAQLVQQYGHERILVGLVLRYSPLYRDLLTARDENRLGEITSIEATEHIKPYHGAFFQRDWRRLEKYAGPYILEKCCHDIDLYQGLVGERPVSVASFGGRKNFTPQHAPKGAVTPQSEVYHVKPSGWSSTDAVFDGDADIVDYQTALIEYAGGATLAFHANLNVPDEFRRFCVMGTDGMAEGDFVRNYFRVHNARTGEREVDTEYDGNAYDGHYGADALMAEEIVKHITQGTPLKVSVVDALEAGLTAIKIDEARKSKTVVDMTESWKTFDASLGKAISV; the protein is encoded by the coding sequence ATGAAAGTGGGCATTATTGGTCTGGGCTTTCGTCTTTCCCATGTGGTGAAAGAGTTCAACAAAGCCGACACAGCGTTTTCCGTGGTGGGTTATGTCGATCCGGCTCCGGCAGGATTACCGAATCTGCACAGCTTTGGCATTGATGCGGGCACCGCGTTTGACAGCGTGGATGCGCTGCTGCAACACGGCGGCTTTGATCTGCTGCTGGTCGGTTCGCCGAACTTTATGCACCTTGAACATATTCGTCAGGGCTTGGCGGCGGGCTACACGGTATTCACCGAGAAGCCGGTGGTGATCAACGAAGAGCAGACCATGGCGATGGCACAGTTGGTGCAGCAATATGGTCACGAGCGCATTCTGGTCGGCTTGGTGCTGCGCTACTCGCCGCTCTATCGCGACCTGCTCACCGCGCGCGATGAAAATCGCCTCGGCGAAATTACCTCAATTGAAGCCACCGAACACATCAAGCCCTACCACGGTGCGTTCTTCCAGCGCGACTGGCGTCGTCTTGAGAAGTACGCTGGTCCGTACATTCTGGAAAAATGCTGCCACGATATCGATCTCTATCAGGGTTTGGTCGGCGAGCGTCCGGTAAGCGTTGCCAGCTTCGGCGGACGCAAAAACTTCACGCCGCAGCATGCGCCTAAAGGTGCGGTAACGCCGCAGTCTGAGGTGTATCACGTTAAGCCGAGCGGCTGGTCGAGCACCGATGCGGTGTTTGACGGCGATGCCGATATCGTCGATTACCAAACCGCGCTGATTGAGTATGCCGGTGGCGCCACCCTCGCCTTCCACGCCAACCTTAACGTGCCGGATGAGTTCCGCCGCTTCTGCGTGATGGGCACCGATGGCATGGCCGAAGGTGACTTTGTGCGTAACTACTTCCGCGTGCACAACGCCCGCACCGGCGAGCGCGAAGTGGATACCGAGTATGACGGCAACGCTTATGACGGCCATTACGGCGCCGATGCGCTGATGGCAGAAGAGATTGTGAAACACATTACGCAAGGAACGCCGCTGAAGGTTTCCGTGGTGGATGCGCTGGAAGCGGGACTTACCGCGATCAAAATCGATGAAGCGCGAAAATCGAAAACCGTGGTGGATATGACCGAGAGCTGGAAAACCTTTGATGCTAGCCTGGGGAAAGCAATAAGCGTGTGA